The genomic stretch CAGGCTGAGACGAAGGGGCCCCTCAAAGTCCGTTTCGGCCTGAATCTCCTTGTCTACACGGCGTCTTTCACAAAGGATCAGGTCGATCTCATTAAGAAGGCCGCCGAGTTTGGTTACGACGGGGTCGAAATCCTCTTCGGCGACCTGGAGGTGCTCGACGCGGCCGCGACGCGACGCGCGCGCGAGGCGGCGGGCGTCGGGGTGACGGCCTGCGCCGTCATGACGCCCGAGGCGAATGTGACGAGCGGCGAAGCGTCCGAACGCGCGGCGGGCGTTGCCCGGCTCAAGCGTATCGTCGATATCACCGCCGAAATGGGCGGCGATGCCATCGGCGGGCCGATTTACGCGCCGGTGCGCTATCTGCCAGGCCGCGCGCGCACGGACGACGAGTGGAAATGGGCCGCCGAATGCCTGCGCGCCGCCGCCGAGTACGCGGCCACGGCGAATATCGTCCTGGCGATGGAGCCGTTGAACCGCTTCGAGACCTATGTCGTGAATACCGCCGCGGATGCGGTCAAGTTGTGCCAGGCCGCGAACCATCCGAACCTGAAGGTGCAGGTCGACACATTTCACTCGAATATCGAAGAAAAGGACACCGCCGCCGCCATTCGCGCGACCGGACCTTACCTCGGCCACTTTCACGCCTCCGAGAGCGATCGGGGTGTGCCCGGCACCGGCCAGGTGCGTTGGAAAGCGTGTTTCGCGGCGTTGCGCGAGCTGGACTACCGGGGATGGGTAACCATCGAGAGCTTCGCGACGGGCATCGTCGACCTGTGCGCCGCCGCGTGCATCTGGCGGCCCATCTATGAATCTGCGGACCACTTGGCCATCGAGGGGCTCGCATTCTTGAAGGAAATGGCGCGGCTGGCATAGGATGCGACGGGGAAGCGGTTGCGTGGCGGACGCGCACCGGAAATCCAAGATAAGACGTTTGATCAAAGAAGGGAACTCTATGAACACGAGACCAAAACCCGGGCGCATGGGACGCCGGCAATTCATCAAGACGGCTGCGGCAACTGCGAGCGGCCTTGTCATCGCACCCAATATCATCGCGGGCGCCCAAGGCCGGGTTCCCGCGAGCGCGCGCATCGGCGTCGGCCTGATCGGCGCGGGCGGCCGGGGCCGCGACGTCATGAGCGCGTTCATGGCGCAGCCGGACGTGCAGTTCCTGGCCGTCTGCGACGTGTTTCGCGACCGCCGCGAGCGGGCGCGCGACCAGGTGAACCAGGGCTACGGCAATCAGGACTGCGCCGTGTACCTTGACATGCTGGAACTGCTGGACCGGCCGGACATCGACGCCGTGCTCATTGCCACGGGCGACAACTGGCACTCCGGCGCCTCGATCATGGCGGCCCGCGCGGGCAAGAACATCTACTGTGAGAAGCCGATGAGCGTGACCATTACGGAGTCGCGCGCCGTGTCCGACACGATGCGCCGTCTTGGCCGTGTCTATCAGTGCGGCACGCAGCGGCGCAGCATCGCCAACTTCATCTTCGCGATAAACCTCGCGCGCAGCGGCAAACTCGGCCGGCTCACGGAACTGCACGCCGAAGAAGCGGGCGGTTTCAAGGTCTTCGACGAGACCATTCTCCCCGCGGAGCCGGAACCGCCGCGCGAGGAATTCGATTGGGACCGCTGGCTCGGTCCGGCGCAGTGGCGGCCCTACAATGCGAAATATCCGACGCGCGGCTTCTGGAGCGGTCATGTCGACTTCAGCGGCGCGTCCATCGCTGAGTGGGGGAGCCACACCGTCGACCTGTGTCAATGGGCGAACGATGCCGACGCGACAGGCCCGGTGGAGTTCTGGCAGGAAGGCGAACGGTTTATCGGGCGCTACGCCAACGGCGTGAAACTGGTCATCCGCACCGGGCTGCGCTTCGGGTCGTGTCCCGTCCGTTTCGAGGGCGAGGAAGGTTGGGTCGAAACCGGCGATTCCGGGCAGGTCGAGGTCTACCCCAAGTCGCTGATGAATGAGCCGTGGTTCCCGGGCGGCTACCCGCCGGACAACCACGTGCGCGCGTTTCTCGACTGTATGAAGACGCGGCGGGAGCCGGTCTCGAACGCGGAGGTGGCGCACCGGTCGATCTCGGCGTGCCACGTCGCCAACATCTGCAAGCGGTTGGGCCGGCCCGTGAAATGGGACCCCGCGGCGGAAGCCTGCGTCGACGATGACGAGGCCAACCGGCTGCGGTCGCGCGCCTACCGCGAACCGTGGTATCTGTAAACCGCATTGCGCTTTGTTGCGCGGCCCCGGAGAGGACAGCGCATTGCACGGAAGAGGGAAATACCCATGATGTTAAGAAAATCGCGTAGTTGGCTCATTGCCGTGGCCTATCTCGCCGCCTTGGCGGGTTTCACATACAACGCCCCGGCTTCGGCGGAAGACACACCGGACGAGGCGGCGCTCATTCAGGTGCTGCAGAGCGATGCAGGCTGGCCGGAAAAACAGGAGGCCTGCCGCATGCTGCGCCGCACCGGTACGGAAGCCTGCATTCCGGCGCTGGCCGCCCTGTTGTCCGACGNNNNNNNNNNNNNNNNNNNNNNNNNNNNNNNNNNNNNNNNNNNNNNNNNNNNNNNNNNNNNNNNNNNNNNNNNNNNNNNNNNNNNNNNNNNNNNNNNNNNGAGGCGGCGCTCATTCAGGTGCTGCAGAGCGATGCAGGCTGGCCGGAAAAACAGGAGGCCTGCCGCATGCTGCGCCGCACCGGTACGGAAGCCTGCATTCCGGCGCTGGCCGCCCTGTTGTCCGACGGGCGCCTTTCGCACATGGCGCGTTATGCGCTCGAACCGATGCCGTATGCCGCGGCCACCCAGGCGCTGCGCGAGGCGTTGCCGCAGTTGCAGGGCATGCCGAAAGCGGGCGTGGCCGCGTCACTCGGCGTCATGCGAGATGCCGCAGCCGTTCCGTTGATTGTCCCGCTCTTAAGCGATCCTGATCTGAACGTGGCCAAGGCCGCAGCCGGCGCGTTGGGCAGGATTGGCGCACAGGAAGCCGTTCAGGCGCTGTCAGAGGCGGCAAAGACAGCACCCGCGCCATTGCAGGCCGCCGTTCTGGAGGGGTTGCTCGCCGCGGGAGAGCGGATGGTCGCTGCTGGAGAACAGCACGAAGCAGCCTCGTTGTACCAGGAACTGGCTGCCGGCGAATACCCGGCGCAAGTCCGTATGGGCGCATGGCGCGGCCGGGCCTACGCGCAGCCGGACCAGACCTCTGCGTGGGTGTTCGCGGCATTGCTCGGAGAAGAGGATATCTTCCGCGGCTTGGCGGCGCAGGTGGTGGCCGAGACAACCGGCGAGGAAGTGACACGATTTTATGCTGAGGGACTGAGCAGGCTCCCCGCCGCCGGCCAAGTCGCGCTGCTGCGCGGCCTGGCCGACCGCGGCGACGCCGTGGCGCGTCCGGCCGTGGTCAAGGCCATGGAGAGCGCGGACCCTGAGGTCCGGCTCGCGGCGGTCGCGGCGCTTGGCGCGCTTGGCAATGCCGATAATGTGCCGCTGCTGGTAGACCTGCTGGCTTCCAGTGACGCCGCTCTGTCCGAAGCCGCGCGGGTCAGCCTCACCGTGCTCCGGGGCGACGCGGCCGACAACGCCATTGCCGCCGTCCTGCCTGAAACCGCGCCAGAAGTGCGCGCGCGGCTTCTCGCGCTGCTGGCTGCGCGCCGGGCCGCGCAGACCGTGCCCCTCGCCGTGGCCGGCCTCGAAGACGCGGACCTTGCCGTGCGCGTCGCGGCGCTCGAGGTCATTGCGGACAACGGAAACGCGGACCAGGCCCCGGCGGTCGTCGCCGTCGTCTTGAACGCATCGGAATCCGATGAGCAATCGGCGGCGTTGAAGACCTTGAACCGTCTCGCTTCGCGCTACGGCGACGGCGTCCTGCCCGTGGTGCTCGGCGCCATGAACGGCGCATCCGCCGAAACGCGGGCAACGCTGCTCGGCACGGTCGCGCTGGTGCGCGGCCCGAAGGCCCTTGAGACTGTTCTTGCGGCGCTGGACGATACTGACGCACAAGTCGTCAGCAAGGCGCTCAACCTGCTGTCCAACTGGCCGACCCTCGACGCCGCGCCTCACCTGCTCGAACTCGCGAAGAGCGAAGACGCCAGCCGGTACGTGCTGGGCTTGCGCGGGTTCGTGCGTCTCGCGCAGACCGAGCAGGCCCTCGACAAGAAGATGGCCATGCTTGCCGAGGCCATGCAACTCGCGAAGCGCCCGGACGAGCGGAAACTGCTATTGGGCGCATGGGGCTCCGTACCGGCCGCGCAATCGCTCGACGTGCTGCTCCCGTTCCTTGACGACGCGGCGGTGCGCGCCGAGGCGGCCGCGGCGATCACCGCCGTGGCGGGCGAACTGGCAAAACAGGACGAGGCGGCCAGGCGGCAGGCGGCGCAGGCGTTGAAAGCCGTGCTCGAGAAGTGCCCGGAGACGCAAATCCGCGACGGCGCGCAGGCCATTCTGAACACGCTCGGCTGAATCCCGCGCGCTCGGGACCGCCCGACGGAGAACGATATGCCCATTATCTCGGAAACTCTTGGCATGCCGCCGGACGGGCGCGCCGCGCTCCTGTTCACGCTGACCAACGCGCGCGGCATGCGCGCGCGCATCACGAACATCGGCGGCGCCATCGTGTCGATTGAGACGCCGGACCGGCACGGCGCGCTCGCCGACCTCGTGCTCGGTTTCGACGCACTCGACAAGTATATGACCAACAAACCGCATTTCGGCTGCATCGTCGGGCGGTTCGCGAACCGGATTGCGAAAGGGCGCTTTACGCTGGACGGTGTCATGTATCAACTCGCCGTAAACAACGGGCCGAACCACCTTCACGGCGGTCTTCAGGGCTTCAGCAAGAAATTCTGGGAAGCCGAAATGGTCGAGGAAGCGGGAGCTTCCGGTGTCAGGCTGCGCTATGTCAGCCCAAACGGCGAGGAGTCTTATCCCGGCACGCTTGCCTGTACGGTCACCTATCGTCTGACGGACGCCAACGAGCTGTGCATCGGCTACGAAGCCGAAACGGACGCGCCCACGAATGTGAATCTTACGAACCACAGCTACTTCAATCTCGCCGGTCACGACGCGGGCGAAATCCGTGGCCATGAACTGACCGTCAATGCCGATTGTTTCACGCCCGTGGACGCGACGCTCATCCCGACCGGCGAATTGCGGCCCGTGGCGGGCACGCCCCTGGATTTCCGCGAACCGGCGCTCATCGGGGCCCGTATCGATGCGGACGACGGCCAATTGCGCCTGGGCCACGGCTACGACCACAACTACGTAATCAACGGCGAATCGGGGCAACTGCGTTTTGCCGCGCGGGCCGTCGAATACGCGAGCGGACGCGTGATGGAGGTGCACACGACCCAGCCCGGCATGCAGCTCTACACCGGCAACATGCTCGACGGCACACACATCGGGAAGGGCGGCAGGCCGTGCCTGCGCCGCACCGGATTCTGCCTCGAAACACAGCATTTCCCCGATTCGCCCAACCAACCCGGATTCCCTTCCGTCGTGCTCCGTCCGGGCGAACGATATGCCCACACGACGGTCTTCAAGTTCGGCGCCCTTGCATAGACATTATGAACCGCTTTGCTTTCAGACCGCTGCCTGAGCAGCCGCTGGTATCGGTCCTGCTTACCAGCTACAACTACGCCCGCTACGTGCGCGACGCCATCCGCAGCGTGTTCGAGCAGACCTACCCCGCCATCGAATGCATCATTGTAGACGATGGATCAACGGATGGTTCGCCCGGCGTGATCCGCGACGCGATCGCAAGCGCGTCCGCGCGGGCGGAATTGATACTCCAACAGAACCGCGGCCAGGCCGCCGCGTTGAACGCAGCCTTCGCGCGCGCGCGCGGGGATTTGGTCGCCTTGCTCGACAGCGACGACTTGTGGCGGCCCGAGAAGATCGCGCGTATGACCGCGTTTATCCGCGAGCACCCGGATGGCGGCGTGTTCCAGCATCAACTCGACGACGGGTGCGGCGCGTATAAGCAGGAAGCACTGCTCAATGCCGATATTTACGAGGAATGGCGCGCACTGGGGCGCGTCAACACGGCCGCGCGCCGCGATATTGTGTCCGTGTTCCTGCCAAGCAGCGGCCTGATGTTCCGAAAGGAAGCGCTCGATCGCGTCTTCCCAATCCCCGAAAGCCTCATTTCCTGTCCCGACGCCTACCTGACGCGCACCGCCTGTGTGTACGGGCCGTTGTACTCGTGTCCCGACGTGCTCGGCACGTGGCGCAGACACGGCGGCAACGCGGGCGGCAGCGGACGCTTCGCCTTCCGCAACTTCTGGGTTCCCGTCGTCATGCCCGCCATCAACCGTTTCTACGAAACCCACGACGTGCCCGTGCGTTTCGTATACAGCCCCTTCGGAGTCCTGCGCGAACCGCCCCGGCGCATCGTCTCCCTGCTTCTGCGCCGCCTGCGCGCAAGGAATCGGCGCGGCTGAAACAGGCACCGTGCCATCTCACCCCGCACGCCGCACCGGCAGGGCCGAGCAGGGCCCCGAGAGCGCGTCCTTCGCGGAAATTCGCGTCAAACGACGCGTATTTCTCCCTGTTCCGGCTTTCCGCACTTGCCATATCGGGAAAGGTGCATTATAATGTGTTACGTGGTGTGGGGGTGTATCGAATGAAGGCGGATAGAAGCCTCGCGGTGCGGGCCTTGGGCCCGAGGGTGGTCGTATTGGCCCTCGCGCTTTTGTGGTGCGGCGCGCTGTTGCTCGGTTTCGGGCATGCCTTGGCGCACCATGACGCCTACTGCTTCGTATGCGTGACCGCTTTCGCGCTGGGCAAGGGGATTGAAACGCCGCACACGGTGGCCTGGCTTGCCCCGCCGCCCGCTGCAGCGGACCTACCGCCCACACTCGTCTTCACCGCGCCTTCCTGGCTGCCGCGCTCCGTGGAAGCGCCGCGCGGTCCTCCTGCCTCGTGCTGAATCATCACAAGCGTCTCGACTGAAGCACGACCTTTTCTTCGACACAGCGTCCTGATCTCTTGGCGCTTTGCGGTGCATTGTTTTCGGGCGCTTCGGGAGTTTGCCTGTCATGAAACGCAGCGGTTTTACCTTAATTGAACTGTTGGTTGTCATCGCCATCATTGGCATACTTGCGGCAATCCTGCTTCCCGCTTTGGCACGGGCGCGCGAATCGGCGCGGCGCGCGAGTTGCCAGAACAACCTGAAAGAACTGGGACTCGTCTTCAAGATGTACGCGAATGAGGACCCGGGCGAGCGGTTTCCCCCGATGAAGGCGACGAACTGCGACGGCACGCCCACGGCGGGCATGGCCACCATGGCCGACATGGAAGTCGTCTACCCCGAGTATCTGAACGACTTCAAAGTGCTCATCTGCCCCAGTTCGCCGTTCGCCGCGACCGCCGTCGCGATGTGGGACGAGGGGGACAATCCCTCGACCAATTGGGAGCGTGCGTCCGAAGACGGGCACATGTTCCTGAACGGCGTACCGGTCTCCGGCAACGGCATCGTCGAGCCTTGCGAAGTGTACGAGCATCCGTATGCCTATATCGGGTGGGCGTTCAGCCCGAGTTGGTTCCAGACGGATGCCGATTTCGCTTTCCTCGAAGCCGTGGTCGAAACCAGAGTGGAAGAGATCACGCTTGCGCCGACGGGCGAAGCCGCGAAACGCGCCGCCGATGAGGACTGGGAATTCGAAGAACACGTCCACGGCAAGGACCACATGCAGGCGGAAGGCGTCGCCTATCGCCTGCGCGAGGGCATTGAGCGGTTCCTGATTACCGACATCAATAATCCCGCGCAGGCCGCGCAAGCGCAATCCACGCTGCCCGTGGCCTGGGACGAACTATCCGGCGAGAGCGCGGACCATTTCAACCACGTCCCCGGCGGGTGCAACGTGCTGTATCTGGACGGGCACGTTGATTTCCTGCGGTTCGTGCCGCAGCCGGGTGCGGCCTACAATCAGGGCAACGACTTTCCCGTGAATGCCGGCGGGCTTATCCTGCACGAGGCGTCGCACGGACACCATCATTAACGGAAATACGGAACTTGCGGCGGCGCTGGCGGAGATTCCCCGGCGGAATCGCCCAACTTCGACTCGCTTTCCTGCCGCCTGCGCTCCGGCATTGGGCGGTAAGATGCCTGGAAGGATGAAAGACGCTTGACCGGTGTGTGACACGTGGCCAGATAGCTTGAAAGGTCAGACATCGTCTGCGCGCACCCGCCCCCCTTGCACAGCCCCGCCGGCGGAGTCAGTGCCTGCCCGCTCGCGCAGCGCGACCAAGAGCCTCCGCACCCGTCGAAACCGGCTGATACCCAAGGCCAGGGCCATCATCCCCGCAACGAGACACAAAACCCCGACAACCGAGAACCAGGCAGCCCTGGAAAAGTGAATGAAGGTGACCCCCGCCAACAACAGCGCCAGGGCGGTCCGTACATAGGCGAGGAGCGTTCTTTCGTTGGCAAGGACGGTTCGGTCCAGGGCCAGTTCGTCCCGCAGGATGCGTTGTTCCTCGTCAAATCGAGAATAGGGGCTTTCTTGTTCGTTCACGTACGGTCCTCGGATCCTCGAAAAACGCCCTTACCGCGGCAAGAACCGCATTTCATGCTCTTTCGCGGCTTCTATCTCGTTCCAGAGATATAACGCAGGACGGTACTCGCCCCGCACAAACATCTCGGCCTGGTCGTCGTAGTGCTTGCTGAGCAGGTGGCCGGAATTGCCCGTCGGGAGCACCGTCAACGAGTGCGCGGGGTCGGCGAAGTCGATGAGACGCCGCGTCGAGGGGCCCGCGAGCACGTCAAAGTTGTCGACGCCGCGATACAGCATATTGTTGACAACCTCCGCCGCACCCGGCGAAGGGAATGGGCCAATATTGAAGATGCGGTCGAACAGCGGCAGATAGCCGAAGGGGTGCTTGAATTCCATGGTGTGGAGCGCGCCCCACTTCCACTGGGCGGGGTCGGAACCGACCCGCTCGTCCAGCACCGCCTGCGCTTCCTTCAACGCGCGCACCAGGATGTCCGGCCGCGTTTCCCGGACTTCCGGCGTCGCGATGTCGTCCCAGAACGGCGAGTCCGGCTCTTGCATGAAATGCTTGAAGAAATTCCAGCTGTCGCCGACGCTCCCGTACGCGGCGAAGTTGGCCGGCCCCATTTCATCCTCCAGCGCGTTCTGGAGGGTGAGGTTGCACAGCAGTTGAAAGACCACGGCGCCCTGCGACCCGGCGCCGTGGCGGTAGTCCCAGCCTTCGAGGAATTCGAGCGCTTTGCGCTGGTGCTCGCTCAACACGTCCACGCGCTGCCGTAGCTCCTGAACGAATACGGGGACCACTTGCGGCGCGGCCCAGGAGGCGTCGTCCATCTGCACGGCCTTCAGGTCCTCGATGGTCCAGTCGCTGCGCGCGCTCACCAGTTCCACGATGCGGCCGGCCCGGTCCGACGGCTGCCAATAGCCTTGGAGCCGCGGGATCACCTTCGGCGGTTCGCCCACGGGCTGCACGGTCGACATGTTGTTCGCAGTCACGATATAGCCGCATTCCGGATTGACCAGGTGCGGGTTCTGCGCGGGCGGCAGGTAGTCCTCGACCGCGATTTCGTCCCGGCCGGACGCGCCATCCAGCAGCGACTTATGGTCCACGTGCGGCGGGCGTATCGCCAAGAGCCCCGCGGCCCACCAGGCAATGTTGCCCTCCTTGTCCGCGTAGGAGATGTTGATGCCGGGCGAGGTGATCTTCTGCACCGCTTCGCCGAAACTTTGCAGGTCCCGCGCGTGGCCCATCTCATAGACG from Candidatus Hydrogenedentota bacterium encodes the following:
- a CDS encoding sugar phosphate isomerase/epimerase, encoding MNRRNFLNSVAALAGAAGVSTTVSAQAETKGPLKVRFGLNLLVYTASFTKDQVDLIKKAAEFGYDGVEILFGDLEVLDAAATRRAREAAGVGVTACAVMTPEANVTSGEASERAAGVARLKRIVDITAEMGGDAIGGPIYAPVRYLPGRARTDDEWKWAAECLRAAAEYAATANIVLAMEPLNRFETYVVNTAADAVKLCQAANHPNLKVQVDTFHSNIEEKDTAAAIRATGPYLGHFHASESDRGVPGTGQVRWKACFAALRELDYRGWVTIESFATGIVDLCAAACIWRPIYESADHLAIEGLAFLKEMARLA
- a CDS encoding Gfo/Idh/MocA family oxidoreductase, whose translation is MGRRQFIKTAAATASGLVIAPNIIAGAQGRVPASARIGVGLIGAGGRGRDVMSAFMAQPDVQFLAVCDVFRDRRERARDQVNQGYGNQDCAVYLDMLELLDRPDIDAVLIATGDNWHSGASIMAARAGKNIYCEKPMSVTITESRAVSDTMRRLGRVYQCGTQRRSIANFIFAINLARSGKLGRLTELHAEEAGGFKVFDETILPAEPEPPREEFDWDRWLGPAQWRPYNAKYPTRGFWSGHVDFSGASIAEWGSHTVDLCQWANDADATGPVEFWQEGERFIGRYANGVKLVIRTGLRFGSCPVRFEGEEGWVETGDSGQVEVYPKSLMNEPWFPGGYPPDNHVRAFLDCMKTRREPVSNAEVAHRSISACHVANICKRLGRPVKWDPAAEACVDDDEANRLRSRAYREPWYL
- a CDS encoding HEAT repeat domain-containing protein; translated protein: EAALIQVLQSDAGWPEKQEACRMLRRTGTEACIPALAALLSDGRLSHMARYALEPMPYAAATQALREALPQLQGMPKAGVAASLGVMRDAAAVPLIVPLLSDPDLNVAKAAAGALGRIGAQEAVQALSEAAKTAPAPLQAAVLEGLLAAGERMVAAGEQHEAASLYQELAAGEYPAQVRMGAWRGRAYAQPDQTSAWVFAALLGEEDIFRGLAAQVVAETTGEEVTRFYAEGLSRLPAAGQVALLRGLADRGDAVARPAVVKAMESADPEVRLAAVAALGALGNADNVPLLVDLLASSDAALSEAARVSLTVLRGDAADNAIAAVLPETAPEVRARLLALLAARRAAQTVPLAVAGLEDADLAVRVAALEVIADNGNADQAPAVVAVVLNASESDEQSAALKTLNRLASRYGDGVLPVVLGAMNGASAETRATLLGTVALVRGPKALETVLAALDDTDAQVVSKALNLLSNWPTLDAAPHLLELAKSEDASRYVLGLRGFVRLAQTEQALDKKMAMLAEAMQLAKRPDERKLLLGAWGSVPAAQSLDVLLPFLDDAAVRAEAAAAITAVAGELAKQDEAARRQAAQALKAVLEKCPETQIRDGAQAILNTLG
- a CDS encoding galactose mutarotase, with translation MPIISETLGMPPDGRAALLFTLTNARGMRARITNIGGAIVSIETPDRHGALADLVLGFDALDKYMTNKPHFGCIVGRFANRIAKGRFTLDGVMYQLAVNNGPNHLHGGLQGFSKKFWEAEMVEEAGASGVRLRYVSPNGEESYPGTLACTVTYRLTDANELCIGYEAETDAPTNVNLTNHSYFNLAGHDAGEIRGHELTVNADCFTPVDATLIPTGELRPVAGTPLDFREPALIGARIDADDGQLRLGHGYDHNYVINGESGQLRFAARAVEYASGRVMEVHTTQPGMQLYTGNMLDGTHIGKGGRPCLRRTGFCLETQHFPDSPNQPGFPSVVLRPGERYAHTTVFKFGALA
- a CDS encoding glycosyltransferase, whose product is MNRFAFRPLPEQPLVSVLLTSYNYARYVRDAIRSVFEQTYPAIECIIVDDGSTDGSPGVIRDAIASASARAELILQQNRGQAAALNAAFARARGDLVALLDSDDLWRPEKIARMTAFIREHPDGGVFQHQLDDGCGAYKQEALLNADIYEEWRALGRVNTAARRDIVSVFLPSSGLMFRKEALDRVFPIPESLISCPDAYLTRTACVYGPLYSCPDVLGTWRRHGGNAGGSGRFAFRNFWVPVVMPAINRFYETHDVPVRFVYSPFGVLREPPRRIVSLLLRRLRARNRRG
- a CDS encoding DUF202 domain-containing protein, which encodes MNEQESPYSRFDEEQRILRDELALDRTVLANERTLLAYVRTALALLLAGVTFIHFSRAAWFSVVGVLCLVAGMMALALGISRFRRVRRLLVALRERAGTDSAGGAVQGGRVRADDV